One Streptomonospora salina genomic window, TCTCCAGCACGCCGCAGACGCGGTCGAAGGTGCGGGCGATGACGTGGGAACGCCCTTCGACGCGGCGGCGCAGCGACTCGGTGTCCTTGCGCAGCCGGAAGTAGCGCTCGGCCCAGCGGGCGTGGTCCTCGCGGTCCTGGCAGGCGTGGCACGGGTGGCGCCGCAGATCCCGGCGCAGGCGGGTGATCTCGGCGTCCTCGGGGGCCTCGCCGCCCCCGCCCTGCTTGGCCGGGTCGACTCCGCCGGTCTCTTCGAGCTTGGCGCGCAGCGCCGAGGCCAGCTCGGTGCGCGACTGCGCCGATCGGGCCGAGAAGTTCTTCGGAATGCGCAGTCGCCCGGCCGGCTCCACCGGCACCGGGAAGTCGGCGGCGTTGACCCGCTTGACCTGCCGCTTGGAGGTCAGTACCAGAGGCGCCGGGGTGTCGCCCTTCAACCCCGGGTCCAGGACCACGGCGAAGCCGGTGTGGCGTCCGGAGGGCACGCGGATGACGTCGCCGGAACGCAGCCGCTCCAGGCTGCGCACCGCTTCGTCGCGGCGGCGGGCGCTGCGGCCCTTGGCCGCCTGGTTCTCGCGGTCGCTGAGTTCGCGCCGCATCCCGGCGTACTCCATGAAATCGCCCAGGTGGCACTGCGCCGCTTCGGCGTATCCCTGCAGGGCCTCCTCCTGCTTGCGCAGCTGCTTGGTCAGGCCCACCACCGCGCGGTCGGCCTGGAACTGGGCGAAAGAGGCCTCCAGCATGGTGCGGCTGCGCTCGCGTCCCACCTGGCCCACGAGGTTGACCGCCATGTTGTAGGAGGGCTGGAAACTGGAGTTCAGCGGATAGGTGCGGGTGCTGGCCAGCCCCGCCACGGCCTCGGGGTCGGTGCCGGGCTGCCACACCACGACGGCGTGGCCTTCGACGTCGATGCCGCGCCGCCCGGCGCGCCCCGTCAGCTGGGTGTACTCTCCCGCCGTGAGCGCTGCGTGGGTCTCACCGTTCCACTTGTCGAGCTTTTCGATGACCACGGTGCGCGCGGGCATGTTGATGCCCAGCGCCAGGGTCTCGGTGGCGAAGACCGCCCGGATCAGGCCGCGGGAGAACAGCGTCTCCACGACCTCCTTGAACGTCGGCAGCAGACCCGCGTGGTGGGCGGCCACGCCGTGCTCCAGGGCGCGCAGCCACTCCTCGTAACCCAGCACCGCCAGGTCGCGGGCGGGGATGTCGGAGCAGTGGCGCTCGGCGAAGGCGCGGATCTCCGCGGCCTCCTCCTCGGTGGTCAGCTCCAGCCCGGCGTATACGCACTGGCGCACGGCGTCGTCGCATCCGGCCCGGCTGAAGATGAACGCGATCGCCGGCAGCAAGCCCTCGTGGTTGAGTTCGTCGACGACCTGAACCCGGTTGGGCGGGGCGTACTTGGTCTTGGGACGGGGCGAGGTGCGCGCCCGCGACTGGGGGTGGCGCCGGCGGTGGGCCAACTGGGTGATGCGGTCCTCTTCGGTGGCCAGCCGGATCAGCCGCGGGTTGACCGCCATGCGCTCGCCGCTGACGACGATTTCGGAGGGGCGGGCGTGCGATGAGCGGTCGCGCTTGCGGGTGCGCTTTCCGCCGCCGCCCCGGGAGCCGCCCTGCTCTCCGCCGTCCTCCTCCCCGTCGAGGGGCACGAACAGGTCGTGGATGCGCTTGCCGGTCATAACGTGCTGCCACAGCGGCACCGGACGGGTCTCGTCGACGATGACCGTCGTCTCGCCGCGCACCTGCTGCAGCCATTCGCCGAACTCCTCGGCGTTGCTGACCGTGGCCGACAGCGCCACCACCCGCACCGATTCGGGCAGGTGGATGATGACCTCTTCCCACACCGCCCCGCGGAAGCGGTCGGCGAGGTAGTGGACCTCGTCCATGACCACATAGGCCAGCCCGGCCAGGGTGCGCGAGCCCGCGTAGAGCATGTTGCGCAG contains:
- a CDS encoding DEAD/DEAH box helicase, which translates into the protein MSTHAARYAAFRRRQAESSAAIEDFQGLYGFEFDRFQIRACKALESGEGVLVAAPTGSGKTIVGEYAVHLALRDGAKCFYTTPIKALSNQKYTDLVRRYGAEQVGLLTGDNTVNGEAPIVVMTTEVLRNMLYAGSRTLAGLAYVVMDEVHYLADRFRGAVWEEVIIHLPESVRVVALSATVSNAEEFGEWLQQVRGETTVIVDETRPVPLWQHVMTGKRIHDLFVPLDGEEDGGEQGGSRGGGGKRTRKRDRSSHARPSEIVVSGERMAVNPRLIRLATEEDRITQLAHRRRHPQSRARTSPRPKTKYAPPNRVQVVDELNHEGLLPAIAFIFSRAGCDDAVRQCVYAGLELTTEEEAAEIRAFAERHCSDIPARDLAVLGYEEWLRALEHGVAAHHAGLLPTFKEVVETLFSRGLIRAVFATETLALGINMPARTVVIEKLDKWNGETHAALTAGEYTQLTGRAGRRGIDVEGHAVVVWQPGTDPEAVAGLASTRTYPLNSSFQPSYNMAVNLVGQVGRERSRTMLEASFAQFQADRAVVGLTKQLRKQEEALQGYAEAAQCHLGDFMEYAGMRRELSDRENQAAKGRSARRRDEAVRSLERLRSGDVIRVPSGRHTGFAVVLDPGLKGDTPAPLVLTSKRQVKRVNAADFPVPVEPAGRLRIPKNFSARSAQSRTELASALRAKLEETGGVDPAKQGGGGEAPEDAEITRLRRDLRRHPCHACQDREDHARWAERYFRLRKDTESLRRRVEGRSHVIARTFDRVCGVLETLEYLDGDTVTEEGARLAKVYSEMDLLVSECLRRGVWEDLAPQDLATCASSLVYESRRNDDPFPRVPDGPPAAVLEEMERLWGELHEVERDNGVGFLRRPDLGFVWITHRWARGDRLDRILGEADMPAGDFVRTTKQLVDMLGQIAGAAPEDSGVRRSARRAVDLVRRGVVAYSSVG